In Lentibacillus amyloliquefaciens, one DNA window encodes the following:
- a CDS encoding phage replisome organizer N-terminal domain-containing protein, with protein MKELKWIKLDISMFEDEKIKLIEQMPEADTILVVWVKLLAQAGKTNANGYIYLNENIPYTEEMLATIFGRPVNTIRLALKTLRDFGMIHIDEDSFIHITNWENHQNVEGMERARKQTRKRVQRHREKQKRKQLENKDVASENVTLHETLPNATEEEQEQERRKKKEDKEQQQTSAIIQFWDGNGFGLNNIQGKNRLLSWLDDSSFKEPEKIIVKAMEIACANNKRQLNYIEGILRNWENQSLLTLEEIEDSKKEHKKQAAANDGYNYGF; from the coding sequence ATGAAAGAACTAAAATGGATTAAGTTGGATATATCTATGTTTGAAGATGAAAAGATAAAACTGATAGAACAGATGCCAGAGGCAGATACCATTCTTGTTGTTTGGGTGAAATTACTGGCGCAAGCAGGAAAAACTAATGCCAATGGATATATCTATCTAAATGAAAATATTCCATACACGGAAGAGATGCTCGCTACGATTTTCGGTAGACCAGTTAATACCATTCGCCTTGCATTAAAGACTTTACGGGACTTTGGAATGATTCACATTGACGAAGATTCCTTTATACACATTACTAATTGGGAAAACCACCAAAACGTTGAGGGAATGGAACGTGCTCGAAAACAAACAAGAAAGCGAGTTCAAAGACATAGAGAAAAACAGAAAAGAAAGCAATTAGAAAACAAAGATGTGGCTTCTGAGAACGTAACGTTACATGAAACGTTACCTAACGCAACAGAAGAAGAACAAGAACAAGAGAGAAGAAAGAAGAAAGAAGACAAAGAACAACAACAGACGTCAGCAATCATTCAATTTTGGGATGGTAACGGATTCGGGTTAAATAATATTCAGGGAAAAAACCGGTTGTTGTCGTGGTTGGATGATTCATCATTTAAAGAGCCTGAAAAAATCATAGTTAAGGCTATGGAGATAGCATGTGCCAATAATAAAAGACAGTTGAATTACATTGAAGGGATTCTCCGAAACTGGGAAAACCAATCGCTATTGACGCTGGAAGAAATCGAGGACAGCAAAAAGGAACATAAGAAGCAAGCTGCTGCGAATGATGGTTATAATTACGGATTTTAG
- a CDS encoding helix-turn-helix domain-containing protein: MNIGKSLKDMRERNGLSQKNVADDLYVDQSMISKIELGKRMASEELAEKSVNRYNDAQYGFEVAREIAQYYITPLIIGGKAIEWHRLTLKEMFKHELTEVIDLFDEISLIKPPEHINQQERIQVSEGIKELLDVQAVTNSFIVRLEQEYNISVRDCMRDRVSKWKSEWLIK, translated from the coding sequence GTGAATATCGGGAAATCATTGAAAGATATGAGGGAAAGAAATGGGTTATCTCAGAAAAATGTTGCTGATGATCTGTACGTGGATCAATCCATGATATCAAAAATAGAGTTAGGTAAAAGAATGGCATCTGAAGAGCTGGCAGAGAAAAGTGTCAATCGTTATAACGATGCACAATACGGTTTTGAGGTAGCCAGGGAGATAGCTCAATACTATATTACCCCATTAATAATTGGAGGTAAAGCAATCGAGTGGCACCGATTGACACTAAAGGAGATGTTTAAACACGAGTTGACTGAAGTAATCGATTTGTTCGATGAAATCAGTTTAATTAAGCCACCGGAACATATTAACCAACAAGAAAGGATTCAGGTTTCTGAGGGTATTAAAGAATTGCTAGATGTCCAGGCAGTTACGAATTCATTTATTGTCAGACTTGAACAGGAATATAATATTTCTGTCAGGGATTGTATGAGGGATCGAGTGAGTAAGTGGAAATCCGAATGGCTAATTAAATGA